Proteins from one Malania oleifera isolate guangnan ecotype guangnan chromosome 4, ASM2987363v1, whole genome shotgun sequence genomic window:
- the LOC131152972 gene encoding uncharacterized protein LOC131152972, with protein MGFNLFDGDGSDDKEDLSKIEINEEFARRYEYNKKREHLQRLEELKKKGLVDDSSDTDSESSEDDEEDDLANSKKDLEFFDALLKVRNQDPSLKLNETKLFESSSSEDEEGGDEEDGGRENEGGGRKGREGNKKEKKPMYLKDVVARHLIEAGPEFGGKDEGEKVKSYAEEQEEMRRAFLDAAEAAEDSDEGEFLKVKEKKKEDEDGEDDDDDGEFQKKLDQYFGKDRELDENATFLKDYFLNKMWVDKGKGDESLAEDLEAVSEDDEEVEKQEDYERGYNFRYEEGAGDRVLGHARFVDGSVRKKNNARKVQRKRKEERMMQAELERKEELKHLKNLKKQEIIEKRNKIKEIAGIGGEGVCPFDDKDLEDDFDPEDYDRKMKDMFGEDYYDAVDADPEFGSDGDEDGGDFEKPDFGKEDELLGLPKDWDVCQLGKGFVAQKEKKLKNLDDEGDQKQAGEEGKQKRKWDKDMEALYELDYEDTIGDLKTRFKYAKVKGNRYGLKPEEILVMDDKELSQYVSLKKLAPYRDDEWKVPNSKRHEQKMRNKLLLQGGKSNNQKIGKKKSLKGGDKRSTSVMGDVEDGKAQAELNGDMSNVSRRSRRKRHQAELKLSQSRLMAYGKFPPKAIKKLKQ; from the coding sequence ATGGGGTTTAATCTGTTCGACGGCGATGGCTCAGATGACAAGGAAGATCTTTCGAAGATAGAGATCAACGAAGAGTTCGCTCGCAGGTACGAGTACAACAAGAAGCGCGAGCATCTTCAGCGGCTGGAAGAGCTGAAGAAGAAGGGCTTGGTTGATGACTCATCGGACACCGATTCCGAGTCCTCCGAGGATGATGAAGAGGATGATCTCGCTAATTCGAAGAAAGATTTGGAGTTTTTTGATGCGCTGCTTAAGGTCAGGAACCAAGACCCCAGCCTTAAGTTGAACGAAACGAAGCTTTTTGAGTCATCCTCGTCGGAGGATGAGGAAGGGGGTGATGAAGAAGATGGAGGTCGAGAAAATGAAGGTGGTGGGCGTAAGGGTCGAGAAGGGAATAAAAAGGAGAAGAAGCCAATGTACTTGAAGGATGTGGTGGCGAGGCACTTGATAGAGGCAGGGCCGGAGTTCGGAGGGAAAGATGAGGGTGAGAAGGTGAAGAGTTACGCTGAGGAACAAGAGGAGATGAGAAGGGCGTTCCTTGATGCTGCAGAAGCGGCTGAGGATAGTGATGAAGGGGAGTTTTTGAAGGTGAaggagaaaaagaaggaggatgaAGACGgcgaagatgatgatgatgatggtgagtTTCAGAAGAAATTGGATCAGTATTTTGGCAAGGATCGAGAGTTGGATGAGAATGCTACGTTTTTGAAGGATTATTTCTTGAATAAGATGTGGGTTGATAAGGGGAAGGGTGACGAGAGTCTGGCTGAAGATTTGGAAGCCGTTTCAGAGGATGATGAGGAGGTTGAGAAGCAAGAGGATTATGAAAGGGGGTATAATTTTAGGTACGAGGAGGGTGCAGGGGATCGGGTGTTGGGTCATGCTAGATTTGTTGACGGTTCTGTGAGAAAAAAGAATAATGCTCGAAAGGTGCAGAGGAAGAGGAAGGAGGAGAGGATGATGCAGGCGGAGCTTGAGAGAAAGGAGGAGTTGAAGCATTTGAAAAATTTGAAGAAGCAGGAGATTATTGAGAAGcgtaataaaataaaggaaattgCAGGAATTGGAGGAGAGGGGGTTTGTCCATTTGATGACAAAGACTTGGAAGATGATTTTGATCCAGAAGATTACGATAGAAAGATGAAAGATATGTTTGGTGAAGATTACTATGATGCAGTGGATGCCGATCCTGAGTTTGGCAGTGATGGTGATGAGGATGGTGGTGATTTTGAGAAACCTGATTTTGGGAAAGAAGATGAATTGCTTGGACTTCCCAAGGATTGGGATGTTTGCCAACTGGGTAAAGGGTTTGTAGctcagaaagaaaaaaaattgaaaaatctagACGATGAAGGTGACCAGAAGCAAGCAGGTGAAGAAGGCAAGCAGAAGAGGAAGTGGGATAAGGATATGGAGGCACTGTATGAGCTGGACTATGAGGATACAATTGGAGACCTGAAAACTAGATTCAAGTATGCAAAAGTAAAGGGAAATAGATATGGATTGAAACCTGAAGAGATATTAGTTATGGATGACAAGGAGTTGAGTCAGTATGTTTCTTTGAAGAAGCTTGCTCCTTACAGGGATGATGAATGGAAGGTTCCAAATAGTAAAAGGCACGAGcaaaaaatgagaaataaattGCTTCTCCAAGGAGGTAAATCAAATAACCAGAAGATTGGTAAAAAGAAGAGCTTAAAAGGTGGTGATAAGAGGTCAACTTCAGTGATGGGTGACGTGGAAGATGGAAAAGCTCAAGCAGAATTGAATGGTGACATGAGCAATGTGTCCAGGCGAAGTAGGAGAAAGCGCCATCAAGCAGAACTTAAGCTGTCACAGTCAAGGTTAATGGCTTATGGAAAATTCCCCCCTAAAgctataaaaaaattaaagcagTGA